The following DNA comes from Marinilabiliales bacterium.
TTTGTATATGACCGGAAGGAGAAAGCAGTTACAATAAGGCGTATTGAGAATAAACTTGGTATCAAAGGCTCTCCCACATGCGAGCTTGTATTCAGGAATGCCCCTGCTAAACTGGTAGGCAACAGGAAATTCGGATTGATCAAATATGTCATGGCCCTAATGAACAGCGCACGTCTTGGGGTCGCGGCACAGTCGGTCGGAATATCAGAAGCTGCTTACCGTGAAGCGCTCAAGTATGCGGAAGAGCGTACCCAGTTCGGCAGGCCCATTATACAATTCCCTGCAGTCTATGAGATGATAAGACTGATGGAGGTGAAGATCAAGTCAATGCGTTCATTGCTCTATGAGACCGCCAGGTTTGTTGATGTATACAAAAACTATAATGCAATTTCAGAGGAGAGAAAGCTTGAAGCTGATGAGCGTGCTGAACAGAAAAAATACCAGCGTCTATCCGATGTATATACCCCGCTGCTAAAGCTTGTTTCAAGCGAATATTCGAACATGATAGCCTATGATGCATTGCAGGTTCACGGTGGAGCGGGATTTATGAAGGATTTTCCTGTCGAACGGATATACCGGGATGCAAGGATAACATCCATATATGAAGGTACATCGCAACTGCAGGTTGTGGCGGCCATAAGGGGAGTGACCTCCGGAACATACCTGGCTGCCATCAGGGATATTTATGAAAAAGAAACCCTTAAGCCTGAGCTTGAGTACCTGAAGCCGCCGCTTGAAGAGATGACTGCGGAATTTGAAAAGTACTCGGCACATGTAATCGAGGCAAACGATGGTGAATATCTTGATTTCCATGCCAGGCGTCTTGTTGAGATGGCCGGCAACATTATAATGGGGTACCTGCTGCTCAGGGACGCAAGGAGGGATGAAAAATACCAGCTGGCGGCATCTTCTTTTGTTGATATAGCCAGGGCCGCAAATCTTGAAAAAGCAGAATATATCAGGAGATTTAACATAAAAAACCTTGGTTCGCTGAAATATAATTTTGACACCTGAATTTGCACGTTAAGGAGAGAATAGTAATGATAGGTGCCGGGAATGTTGCGGCCTTCCTGGCATCATCCCTGCATGCTGCAGGCCATTGCATAGAGATGGTATACAGCCGTACTGCAGGTAATGCCGAAAAACTGGGAAAGCTTCTTAACAGCCGCTACACCTGCAATACAGATGATATCCGGGCAGCACAAGGCATACAGATAGCTGCAATACCGGATGAAGCATTAATTAAGTTCTCAGAAAAAGGACTTTTTGGAAAGGGGATGATTTTACATACTGCAGGCAGTATACCAATGAGTATTCTTTCCGGTTGTTCGTCCGAATATGGGGTGTTGTATCCGTTGCAGACTTTAACGGCCGGGAGGAATCTGCGGGAGTACGGTGTGCCCTTTTGCATTGAGGCCGGCGATGAGGCCAGTCTTGAACGGATACGTGATCTTGCCTCTTCTGTAAGCGACACTGTTTACGAGCTGGATTCTGAAAGCAGGATGATGTTGCATCTGGCCGCGGTTTTTGCCAGCAACTTCACAAATCATATGTATGTCCTGGCCGGGAAGATTGCTGCAAGGGCTGGTGTCCCCTTTGAAATACTTCATCCCCTGGTAATGGAAACCGCAAAGAAAGCCTCGGAAAGTTCTCCGGCGATGGTGCAGACAGGTCCCGCCGCAAGAAATGATATGATAATTATTAAAAAGCATCTGGATTTGCTATCTTTCTCACCGGAATTAAAGCATCTCTACCGTCTTATCTCTGATAGTATCATTGAAGCGAAGGCAGAAAACTCTGACAGTAGTTCGGATTGAGAGTTGATAATAAGATATTGTAACTGGTAATATGGAAGCATACCTTCGGTTGATCAGGTACAAGAACCTGCTTATTGTTGCGGCAACCCAGTATCTTATGAGGTTTGCCATAGTAGAGCCTTTGCTTGCTGTCAACGGGTTTGAGCTTCAGCTTGACGGGTTTCATTTCTTTTTGCTGGTTCTTGCCACCATTATGATAACAGCTGCCGGATATGTAATAAATGATTATTTCGATACCCGTACAGATATGCTTAATCGTCCCGGTACGGTAGTAATTGGGCGTTATATAGGAAGAAGAACGGCCATCATTCTCCACTGGGTCCTTAACTTTGCAGGTGTCGCAGCAGGTTTTTACCTCGCATTCCATATAGGGATACCACTTTTGGGATTTTTCTTTATTATGGTTGCGGGACTACTGTGGTTCTATTCAACAACTTATAACCGCCGGTTTCTGGTTGGCAATATAATAATAGCATCGCTTACAGCCATGGTGCCGGTCATGGTAGTGATCTTCGAAATACCAATGCTTAGCAGGGAGTACACCGAGATTCCCGGCTTCTACCACCCCGGGTTCAGTCATATTTTCGCATGGGTCGCTTCGTTTGGCTACTTTGCTTTCATGACAACCATGATAAGGGAACTGGTGAAGGACATTGAAGATTTTGAAGGTGATACTGAACAGGGGAGAAGGTCCGTTCCAATTGTACTCGGTAAAGGTAATACCAGGATCATCATTGGTGCACTGATCCTACTTGTCATTGCCTCGCTTGCTTTTCTCTATTATGTTTACCTCAGGATTGGTTTTTCCGGAAATATAGATTACCTGAGCCTGATCTGGTTTTTGCTTTTTCTCTTCCTGCCGCTTATGCTGCTTCTTTACAGGGTGATCAGGGCAAAAACAAGAGAGGATTACACTTTCGCAAACCACCTGTCAAAGATCATAATGCTTATGGGCCTGCTCTATTCACTGCTTGTCAGGTACATTGTGTTAAAAGGTTTTTAGATATGTCACTACCTTTGCTCAGGGAAAAGTTCCAAAACACAAGGATTGTCCTTGCATCGGGGTCACCACGGAGGCAGTCCCTGCTCAGGGAGCTCGGGATTGATTTTGAGGTTGCAGGTAATCAGGGCGCTGATGAAACCTGGCCACGGTATCTTGATAAAAGTGAGATACCCCTGTTCCTTGCTGGTAAGAAGGCAGATGCATACAAGGGGATTGCCGGTGATGATGTCCTGCTGATAACTGCCGATACCATTGTCTGGTGCAGGAAGAGGGTAATGGACAAACCGGCCGGACGGGATGATGCCATAGCAATACTTAAAGAGCTGTCCGGTCGCAGGCACCAGGTGATCACCGGTGTCTGCCTCAGGAACAGCCATAAATCTGTTTCATTCACCTCGGCCACATCGGTATGGTTCCGTGATCTGACTGACGATGAGATTAACTGGTATGTAGATAATTGTGACCCCTATGATAAGGCCGGAGCCTATGGTATCCAGGAGTGGATAGGTTTAGTGGCAATTAAATCGATCAGGGGCTCCTACTTCAATGTAATGGGACTTCCGGTTGACATGCTTTACAGTGAGCTGATGAAGTTCTGAACAATGATAAATTCCCAATTAGCCATTATAAAAAAAGTAAAAATGATCCGTAACGTTTTCCTTGCTTTCGCTCTGCTGATAGTCTTCCTTCCCGGTAATGCCAGAGAGGGAATGTGGCTTCCTCTTTTTCTTGACAAATACAATATAGAGGAGATGAGAGACAAAGGCTTCAGGCTTGAAGCCGAAGATATATACAGTATTAACCAAACGAGCATGAAGGATGCAGTTGTCAGGATCGGAGGATGCACCGGGGTGGTGGTTTCGGGTCGGGGACTCGTACTGACGAATCATCACTGCGCTTACAGGGCGATCCAGTCTCACAGCACCGTGGAGGACGATTATCTGACAGATGGATTCTGGGCTATGTCGGAAGAGGAGGAATTGCCCAATCCCGGGTTGACAGTTACATTCCTGGTACGGATGGAAGATGTAACCGGCAGGGTGCTTGAGCTTACAGATGATGATATGACCGAGGATGAACGCCGGGCTGCGATTATACTGGCCTCTGAAAGGATAAGGCATGAGGCTGTCGAGGGGACCCGTTTTACTGCCGAGGTCAGCGCCTTTTACTATGGCAGTGAATTTTATCTTTTTGTTTATGATGTTTTTGAAGATGTAAGGTTAACGGGGGCGCCGCCCTCATCTGTCGGGAAGTTCGGGGGTGATACCGATAACTGGATGTGGCCCAGGCATACCGGCGATTTTGCCTATTTCAGGATATATGCAGGAGATGATAACGAGCCGGCTGGATATTCACCTTCAAATACGCCATACAGGTCGCGGGCACATATACCCGTTTCCACCGGCGGGGTAAAGGAAGGTGATTTTACAATGGTTTACGGGTTTCCCGGAAGTACCAGCCAGTATCTTACATCTCATGCAGTAGGCCTTATTACCGGCCTGAGCAATCCGCATAACATCCGGCTGAGGGATATAAGGCTTGATATAATGGGCCGTGAGATGGAACGCAATGATACAGTGAGGATTCAGTATGCATCGAAGTTTGCAGGAGTGAGTAATGCCTGGAAGAGGTGGGCAGGTGAGAACAGGGGTCTGGCAAGAATGGATGCTGTGGGGCGAAAGAGAGAGCTTGAGGAAAGGTTTGTCAGATGGGCCGGCGGGTGTCCTGAAAGAGAGATGAGGTATGGGTATATCATGCCGGCTTTTGATTCGCTATATACCGCTCTTGAACGTTATACCCTGCCCTTTGACTATGGCCGGGAAGCTTTGCTGGCTATCGAGCTGGTAAGGTTTGCAGGTGATTTTGTCCGCGTTGCCGATTTGTCTGACGAAGACTTTGAAAATGTGGTGCATGACTTTATTCCTCAGCTGGAAAGATCAATTGCAGGGTTTTACCGTGATTATCATCTGCCTGTCGACCAGGAGATCTTTATCAGGATGCTTGAGATGTACAGAGATAATGTTGATACGGACTTTTACCCCGGTTTCTTCGACACCGTCGATGCTGAATTTAGCGGCGACTTCAGGTTATTTGTAGAGGACCTTCTCAGCAATACGGTTTTTGC
Coding sequences within:
- a CDS encoding acyl-CoA dehydrogenase; translated protein: MANFYNDNSDLKFHLGHPMMKKIVRLKELDFAEKESCDYAFMDHEDAMDGYDKVLEIVGDICANVIAPNAESVDAEGPSLVDNEVKYARGTAENHEALTRAGLIGMSLPRKYGGLNFPMVPYVMAAEIVSRADAGFANIWGLQDCAETIHEFGSEELRDEFLPRFNKGATAAMDLTEPDAGSDLQAVQLKATYDEKSDTWYLNGVKRFITNGDADISLVLARSEDGTTDGRGLSLFVYDRKEKAVTIRRIENKLGIKGSPTCELVFRNAPAKLVGNRKFGLIKYVMALMNSARLGVAAQSVGISEAAYREALKYAEERTQFGRPIIQFPAVYEMIRLMEVKIKSMRSLLYETARFVDVYKNYNAISEERKLEADERAEQKKYQRLSDVYTPLLKLVSSEYSNMIAYDALQVHGGAGFMKDFPVERIYRDARITSIYEGTSQLQVVAAIRGVTSGTYLAAIRDIYEKETLKPELEYLKPPLEEMTAEFEKYSAHVIEANDGEYLDFHARRLVEMAGNIIMGYLLLRDARRDEKYQLAASSFVDIARAANLEKAEYIRRFNIKNLGSLKYNFDT
- a CDS encoding S46 family peptidase, with translation MIRNVFLAFALLIVFLPGNAREGMWLPLFLDKYNIEEMRDKGFRLEAEDIYSINQTSMKDAVVRIGGCTGVVVSGRGLVLTNHHCAYRAIQSHSTVEDDYLTDGFWAMSEEEELPNPGLTVTFLVRMEDVTGRVLELTDDDMTEDERRAAIILASERIRHEAVEGTRFTAEVSAFYYGSEFYLFVYDVFEDVRLTGAPPSSVGKFGGDTDNWMWPRHTGDFAYFRIYAGDDNEPAGYSPSNTPYRSRAHIPVSTGGVKEGDFTMVYGFPGSTSQYLTSHAVGLITGLSNPHNIRLRDIRLDIMGREMERNDTVRIQYASKFAGVSNAWKRWAGENRGLARMDAVGRKRELEERFVRWAGGCPEREMRYGYIMPAFDSLYTALERYTLPFDYGREALLAIELVRFAGDFVRVADLSDEDFENVVHDFIPQLERSIAGFYRDYHLPVDQEIFIRMLEMYRDNVDTDFYPGFFDTVDAEFSGDFRLFVEDLLSNTVFARENELSALVGDFDKDAAGIIRNDPMTCVIRDIRAVYNDHVIVERQDINSELNILYRYYIEGLREMDRDRAFYPDANRTLRVAYGQVGGYYPRDAVSYNYYTTLSGVMEKYQTGEPDYTVPERLKELYDGTGYGEFARPGEIRISFIATNHTTGGNSGSPVINGNGHLIGVNFDRVWEGTMSDIMFDPEVCRNISVDVNYILYITDVYAGAGYLLEEMHLVP
- a CDS encoding prenyltransferase, which gives rise to MEAYLRLIRYKNLLIVAATQYLMRFAIVEPLLAVNGFELQLDGFHFFLLVLATIMITAAGYVINDYFDTRTDMLNRPGTVVIGRYIGRRTAIILHWVLNFAGVAAGFYLAFHIGIPLLGFFFIMVAGLLWFYSTTYNRRFLVGNIIIASLTAMVPVMVVIFEIPMLSREYTEIPGFYHPGFSHIFAWVASFGYFAFMTTMIRELVKDIEDFEGDTEQGRRSVPIVLGKGNTRIIIGALILLVIASLAFLYYVYLRIGFSGNIDYLSLIWFLLFLFLPLMLLLYRVIRAKTREDYTFANHLSKIIMLMGLLYSLLVRYIVLKGF
- a CDS encoding DUF2520 domain-containing protein, whose translation is MIGAGNVAAFLASSLHAAGHCIEMVYSRTAGNAEKLGKLLNSRYTCNTDDIRAAQGIQIAAIPDEALIKFSEKGLFGKGMILHTAGSIPMSILSGCSSEYGVLYPLQTLTAGRNLREYGVPFCIEAGDEASLERIRDLASSVSDTVYELDSESRMMLHLAAVFASNFTNHMYVLAGKIAARAGVPFEILHPLVMETAKKASESSPAMVQTGPAARNDMIIIKKHLDLLSFSPELKHLYRLISDSIIEAKAENSDSSSD
- the maf gene encoding septum formation protein Maf — protein: MSLPLLREKFQNTRIVLASGSPRRQSLLRELGIDFEVAGNQGADETWPRYLDKSEIPLFLAGKKADAYKGIAGDDVLLITADTIVWCRKRVMDKPAGRDDAIAILKELSGRRHQVITGVCLRNSHKSVSFTSATSVWFRDLTDDEINWYVDNCDPYDKAGAYGIQEWIGLVAIKSIRGSYFNVMGLPVDMLYSELMKF